The Synechocystis sp. PCC 7509 genome includes a window with the following:
- the fmt gene encoding methionyl-tRNA formyltransferase, with translation MKVVFFGTPNFAIPTLERLLEHPSFEVLAVVTQPDKRRGRGNQTTASPVKSAALTRQIPVFSPQRLKKDVETLNQLRVLGADIFVVIAYGQILSQEILDIPPLGCINVHGSILPKYRGAAPINWCLYHGETQTGITTMLMDAGMDTGAMLLKATIPIDLADNALVIADKLANLGADLLVETLVKWQRQEITPIAQDNAQATYALLLHKSDYVVDWHKSAIALHNQVRGFFPNCTTTFRGQLLKILASVPLDATDSVQLANSSSPPGTVVAIIKGMGAAIQTGDRLLLLTEVQLAGKKPQSGGDFVNGNRLLVGEVLKP, from the coding sequence ATGAAAGTCGTATTTTTTGGTACTCCCAACTTTGCTATCCCAACTTTAGAGCGTCTGCTAGAACATCCCAGTTTTGAGGTTTTGGCGGTAGTTACTCAGCCCGATAAACGCCGAGGACGTGGCAATCAAACCACAGCTTCACCAGTTAAGAGTGCAGCTTTAACTCGACAGATTCCAGTTTTTTCTCCTCAACGCCTCAAAAAAGATGTAGAAACTCTCAATCAGCTTAGAGTTTTAGGCGCAGATATATTTGTTGTTATTGCTTACGGACAAATTTTGTCTCAAGAAATTCTTGATATACCGCCCTTGGGGTGTATCAATGTTCACGGTTCTATTTTGCCTAAGTATCGCGGTGCTGCACCGATTAACTGGTGTCTTTATCATGGAGAAACTCAAACAGGCATCACTACAATGCTGATGGATGCAGGCATGGATACGGGAGCAATGTTGCTAAAAGCAACAATTCCTATAGACTTAGCCGATAATGCTCTAGTAATTGCCGACAAATTAGCCAATTTGGGGGCGGATTTATTGGTGGAAACCCTTGTTAAATGGCAGCGTCAAGAAATTACTCCTATTGCTCAAGACAATGCTCAAGCAACTTACGCACTACTCCTGCATAAGTCCGATTATGTTGTAGATTGGCATAAAAGCGCGATCGCGCTGCACAATCAAGTTAGAGGTTTTTTTCCTAACTGTACAACAACTTTTCGCGGTCAATTACTCAAAATTCTAGCTAGTGTCCCCCTAGATGCCACTGATTCGGTTCAATTAGCCAATTCCTCCAGTCCTCCAGGTACAGTGGTGGCTATTATTAAGGGCATGGGGGCGGCAATTCAAACAGGCGATCGCCTATTGTTATTAACAGAAGTCCAGTTAGCAGGCAAAAAGCCACAATCTGGCGGCGATTTTGTTAATGGGAATCGTTTGCTGGTGGGAGAAGTGCTGAAACCGTAA
- a CDS encoding DUF6464 family protein: protein MEQNLPTEIILTHPRQCLGNVQLDWTPQPGNYLDVGDKTYAVLERRHRYHLRAGRYKLHKIALFVQLAPRPTENSLVDGRWVIGDASCRFNARSEILRCAVNPEGTCQGCRFYEQDQLVTVSALLPPANDSH, encoded by the coding sequence ATGGAGCAAAACTTACCTACAGAGATTATATTGACACACCCACGTCAATGTCTGGGAAATGTTCAACTAGATTGGACACCCCAACCAGGTAATTATCTTGATGTTGGAGATAAGACCTATGCAGTTTTAGAACGCCGTCATCGCTATCATTTGAGGGCAGGACGTTACAAATTGCATAAAATCGCGCTCTTTGTCCAATTAGCGCCAAGACCAACCGAGAACAGCCTTGTAGATGGACGCTGGGTAATTGGCGATGCTAGTTGTCGTTTTAATGCTCGTTCGGAAATCCTGCGTTGTGCTGTCAATCCCGAAGGAACTTGCCAAGGCTGCCGTTTTTACGAACAAGACCAATTGGTTACGGTTTCAGCACTTCTCCCACCAGCAAACGATTCCCATTAA
- a CDS encoding adenylosuccinate synthase, with protein sequence MANVIVIGAQWGDEGKGKITDLLSKSADIVVRYQGGVNAGHTIVVGGQTLKLHLIPSGILYPDTECIIGCGTVIDPQVLIGELEQLKKLNISTKNLQISETAHVTMPYHRLIDIAAEERRGSHKIGTTGRGIGPTYADKSERTGIRVLDLMDEKGLRKQLKWAVEYKNVILEKLYELPPLDPETVIEQYLNYAEVLRPYVVDTSLKIYDAIHRRRNILFEGAQGTLLDLDHGTYPYVTSSNPVAGGACIGTGVGPTAIDRVIGVAKAYTTRVGEGPFPTELVGEIGEKLCDRGAEFGTTTGRKRRCGWFDAVIGRYAVRINGMDCIAITKLDVLDELEEIKVCIAYEIDGVEFKDFPRNARRFAECRPIYKVLPGWKQSTENCRSLEDLPRQALDYLKFLAELMDVPIAIVSLGASREQTIIVEDPIHGPKRALLDANGTPVAS encoded by the coding sequence TTGGCTAACGTCATAGTAATTGGGGCCCAATGGGGCGATGAAGGAAAAGGCAAGATCACCGATTTGCTCAGTAAGTCAGCAGATATTGTTGTACGTTACCAAGGGGGTGTAAATGCCGGACACACAATTGTAGTTGGGGGGCAAACCTTAAAATTGCACCTAATCCCCTCTGGTATTTTGTACCCGGACACCGAATGTATAATCGGTTGCGGTACGGTGATTGATCCTCAAGTATTAATTGGCGAACTAGAGCAATTAAAAAAACTAAATATTTCTACCAAAAATCTCCAAATTTCGGAAACTGCTCACGTTACCATGCCCTACCATCGGCTCATAGACATAGCTGCCGAAGAAAGGAGAGGAAGCCATAAAATCGGCACAACGGGGCGAGGAATTGGGCCAACTTATGCCGACAAGTCCGAACGCACAGGCATTAGAGTTCTAGACTTGATGGACGAAAAAGGATTGCGTAAACAGCTAAAGTGGGCAGTAGAATACAAAAACGTCATTTTAGAAAAACTGTACGAATTACCACCCTTAGATCCAGAAACCGTAATCGAGCAATACTTGAATTATGCGGAAGTATTGCGCCCTTACGTCGTCGATACTTCCCTAAAGATTTATGATGCTATTCATCGCCGCCGCAATATTTTATTTGAAGGCGCACAAGGAACGCTGTTAGATTTAGATCATGGCACGTATCCTTACGTTACTTCCTCCAATCCTGTAGCTGGGGGAGCTTGTATCGGTACGGGAGTCGGTCCCACTGCCATCGATCGCGTTATTGGTGTTGCCAAAGCCTACACAACTCGCGTTGGTGAAGGGCCATTTCCCACCGAACTTGTAGGCGAAATCGGCGAAAAACTATGCGATCGCGGTGCAGAATTTGGCACTACCACCGGACGCAAGCGCCGTTGCGGTTGGTTTGATGCGGTAATTGGTCGTTACGCCGTCCGCATCAATGGCATGGATTGTATCGCAATTACAAAGCTAGATGTCCTCGATGAATTAGAGGAAATTAAAGTATGTATTGCTTACGAAATCGATGGAGTAGAGTTTAAAGACTTTCCCCGCAATGCTCGCCGCTTTGCCGAGTGTCGTCCCATCTACAAAGTTCTCCCCGGCTGGAAACAGTCAACAGAGAATTGCCGCTCTTTAGAAGACCTGCCTCGTCAGGCTTTGGATTATCTCAAATTCTTAGCAGAATTGATGGATGTGCCAATTGCGATCGTTTCTTTGGGAGCTAGTCGCGAACAAACAATCATTGTTGAAGACCCGATTCATGGCCCCAAACGAGCATTACTAGATGCTAACGGTACTCCGGTAGCTTCTTAA
- a CDS encoding glycosyltransferase family 2 protein, with the protein MISIIITCYNREKYLAQSIQSVLDQTYKNFELIVWDDGSTDNSYAIAQAYASKDSRIRAIAAHHQGCVISAKNAIALSTGKYFGCVDSDDYLEPTCLEQTIKILDYNSNIGVVYTWYGRIDALDNFLGIGYRCAILYSAKRMLKSQPCNITNTSKGLQLQCARQAIKEALQRRGSINN; encoded by the coding sequence GTGATCTCTATCATTATTACGTGTTACAACCGAGAAAAATATTTAGCTCAATCAATCCAAAGCGTTTTAGACCAAACTTATAAAAACTTTGAACTAATTGTCTGGGACGATGGATCGACAGATAACAGCTATGCGATCGCCCAAGCTTACGCTAGTAAGGATAGCCGCATCAGAGCTATCGCCGCGCATCATCAAGGCTGTGTTATTTCAGCCAAAAACGCGATCGCACTTTCAACAGGTAAATATTTTGGATGTGTTGACAGTGATGATTATTTAGAGCCTACTTGTCTAGAGCAAACAATAAAAATATTAGACTACAACTCTAATATCGGCGTGGTATATACGTGGTACGGGCGAATAGACGCGCTCGATAATTTCTTAGGGATAGGCTATCGGTGTGCGATTCTTTATTCAGCTAAACGAATGCTAAAAAGTCAACCCTGCAACATAACTAATACTTCAAAGGGTTTACAATTACAGTGCGCTAGGCAAGCAATAAAAGAGGCTTTGCAGCGTCGTGGATCAATAAATAATTAG
- a CDS encoding DUF937 domain-containing protein translates to MGLFDQIINAIDSSDSQGDASQIDNNLNTMQQLSNGFGADPSSTQSALSIVGNYVRGALQQKRSQSGAESAQSIVNQYSGTQPNSQAVDSLFSNSQTEQIVAEVAKKTGINMGIVQQMLPMLIPVVLNMLRSGTSTQNPQGGTNPVLNAFLDADRDGDVDIADAMQLASRHLGR, encoded by the coding sequence ATGGGACTTTTCGACCAAATTATCAATGCTATCGATAGCAGCGACAGCCAAGGTGATGCTAGTCAAATAGATAATAATCTCAATACTATGCAACAACTCAGCAATGGTTTTGGGGCTGATCCTAGTTCAACGCAATCAGCTTTATCAATTGTAGGTAACTACGTGCGTGGCGCTTTGCAGCAAAAGCGATCGCAAAGTGGCGCGGAGTCAGCGCAAAGTATAGTCAATCAATACAGTGGCACACAACCGAATTCTCAAGCCGTAGATTCGCTATTTTCAAACAGCCAAACAGAACAAATTGTTGCCGAAGTAGCCAAAAAAACTGGGATAAATATGGGCATAGTTCAACAAATGTTACCTATGCTTATACCTGTAGTATTGAATATGTTGCGATCGGGTACTTCTACCCAAAATCCCCAAGGTGGTACAAATCCGGTGTTAAATGCTTTTCTAGATGCCGATAGAGATGGCGATGTTGATATTGCAGACGCGATGCAATTGGCGAGTCGTCACTTAGGTAGATAG
- a CDS encoding AAA family ATPase: MTLIEQMLQPGFYPHPVIEPVTLIQTHVSYVFLTGDYAYKVKKPVNFGFLDYSTLAKREHFCHQELEMNKRGAPELYLEVLPVTQAVDKFSLGGSGEAVEYVLKMCQFPQSALLSEMFELGTLNDSHMEELGRVVANYHEQAQSSDRIRSFGEVAQVRQAIDENYEQTKKYIGNPQTQAQYAETKKYTDNFFTGRSQLFSSRIENNKIRECHGDLHLRNICLWHDKILLFDCIEFNEPFRFVDVMYDVAFTVMDLQARQRSDFGNAFLNTYAEQTGDWEGLQVLPLYLSRQAYVRAKVTSFLLDDPGIPEAAKVEAAKTASGYYKLAWEYTKPRKGKLILMSGLSGSGKSTTAKLLARKLDAIHLRSDAVRKHLGNIPLSERGGDALYTPEMTQKTYDRLLQLGVMLAHQGFTVILDAKYDRTALRTNAIDLADFQQLPLQIIHCTAPMEVLRDRLAARQGDIADATVDLLESQIALAEAFTVVEQPFVQTLDTTKPIEPQLGMIYE, from the coding sequence ATGACATTAATTGAACAGATGTTACAGCCGGGATTTTATCCTCATCCAGTTATTGAACCAGTTACGCTGATTCAAACTCATGTTTCTTACGTGTTTTTGACGGGAGATTATGCTTATAAGGTCAAAAAACCTGTGAATTTTGGCTTTTTGGATTATTCAACCTTGGCAAAACGAGAGCATTTTTGTCATCAAGAGTTGGAGATGAATAAGCGGGGCGCACCGGAGCTTTATTTAGAAGTATTGCCCGTAACTCAAGCTGTGGACAAGTTTAGCTTAGGTGGAAGCGGGGAAGCGGTGGAATACGTGCTAAAAATGTGCCAGTTTCCTCAATCGGCTTTATTAAGCGAGATGTTTGAACTTGGAACGTTGAACGATTCTCATATGGAGGAATTGGGGCGGGTAGTAGCAAATTATCACGAACAAGCTCAATCTAGCGATCGCATTCGTTCTTTTGGAGAAGTGGCTCAAGTACGTCAAGCTATTGATGAAAATTACGAGCAAACCAAAAAGTATATTGGCAATCCCCAAACCCAGGCTCAGTACGCAGAAACTAAGAAATATACAGATAATTTTTTTACTGGGAGAAGTCAATTATTTAGTAGCCGGATTGAAAATAATAAAATTCGCGAGTGTCATGGAGATTTGCACTTAAGAAATATTTGTCTTTGGCATGACAAAATTTTGTTATTTGATTGTATTGAATTTAATGAGCCGTTTCGCTTTGTCGATGTCATGTACGATGTAGCGTTTACAGTCATGGATTTGCAAGCAAGACAGCGCTCAGATTTTGGCAATGCTTTTTTAAATACTTATGCAGAACAAACTGGCGATTGGGAAGGATTGCAGGTATTACCTTTATATTTGAGCCGTCAAGCTTATGTGAGAGCGAAAGTCACATCTTTTTTACTAGACGATCCGGGGATACCAGAAGCGGCGAAAGTAGAAGCAGCAAAAACCGCTAGTGGTTATTACAAGTTAGCTTGGGAGTATACTAAGCCCCGGAAAGGAAAACTAATTTTGATGTCGGGCTTGTCTGGATCGGGAAAAAGTACCACGGCAAAACTTTTAGCGCGGAAATTAGATGCGATTCATCTGCGCTCCGATGCGGTACGCAAACATTTAGGCAATATTCCTTTGTCTGAGCGGGGTGGGGATGCGCTTTATACTCCAGAAATGACTCAAAAAACCTACGATCGCTTATTGCAATTAGGGGTGATGCTGGCTCATCAAGGTTTTACAGTAATTTTAGATGCGAAGTACGATCGCACGGCTTTGAGAACTAATGCCATTGATTTAGCTGATTTTCAACAATTACCATTGCAAATTATTCACTGTACTGCTCCCATGGAAGTATTGCGCGATCGCCTTGCTGCTCGTCAGGGCGATATTGCCGATGCTACGGTAGATTTATTGGAGTCTCAAATTGCACTTGCCGAAGCCTTTACCGTAGTTGAGCAACCCTTTGTGCAGACATTGGATACTACTAAGCCTATAGAACCACAACTAGGCATGATTTACGAATAA
- a CDS encoding YdcF family protein — protein sequence MLWKKPRFAAIPVACALVILLVTSNSWVALSLVRVLEWQNTPTQLPQAEAIVVLGGATKSQFFPRPGVDLSEEGDRVLYGAELYKQALAPIIIVSGGRIAWRGSGSPESMDMAEILTQVGVPSSAIIQEPNSYNTYENAVNVKKILNSRKIKNILLVTSAMHMPRSLAIFKRQNIAAIAAPTDFLVSTNEFQEIKSSFEARMLALLPDSGALQNFTRALKEYVGLIIYRLRGWV from the coding sequence ATGCTATGGAAGAAGCCACGCTTTGCGGCGATTCCTGTTGCCTGTGCCTTGGTTATCTTATTAGTTACAAGTAATAGTTGGGTTGCCTTATCTTTAGTGCGAGTTCTTGAATGGCAAAATACTCCCACGCAATTACCCCAAGCAGAGGCGATTGTTGTTTTGGGTGGGGCGACAAAATCACAGTTTTTTCCCCGCCCTGGAGTAGATTTAAGTGAAGAAGGCGATCGCGTTCTTTATGGCGCAGAACTGTATAAGCAAGCTTTAGCACCAATAATTATTGTTAGTGGCGGGCGCATTGCTTGGCGCGGTAGCGGTTCCCCAGAATCCATGGATATGGCAGAAATTTTGACTCAAGTGGGAGTTCCCTCTTCAGCAATTATTCAAGAACCAAATTCCTACAATACTTACGAAAATGCCGTAAATGTCAAAAAAATACTCAATAGTCGCAAAATTAAAAATATTTTGCTCGTAACTTCCGCGATGCATATGCCGCGCAGTTTGGCAATATTTAAACGTCAAAATATAGCGGCGATCGCTGCTCCTACTGATTTTTTAGTCAGCACGAACGAATTTCAAGAAATTAAAAGTAGCTTTGAAGCTAGAATGTTGGCTTTATTGCCCGATAGTGGAGCTTTGCAAAATTTTACTCGCGCTTTAAAGGAGTATGTAGGGCTAATTATCTATCGCTTGCGCGGTTGGGTTTAA
- a CDS encoding 50S ribosomal protein L25/general stress protein Ctc: MEITVECQKRAEGSKPRALRREGLIPASLYGHKGTESIMLTVKAKTLEQLLKKAGVNSTVVDLNIPDLSWRGKTLLREVQIHPVKRWAYHVSFFALAAQESVEVEVPVHFVGEAPGVKMEGGVLDVVLTELEVKCAPGSIPDAIEVDISGLHLKDILYVSELVLPAGITVLGDPGRTVASVVQSRVSAEAEAIIEEAVAESGSATA; encoded by the coding sequence ATGGAAATTACAGTTGAGTGTCAAAAACGCGCTGAAGGCAGCAAGCCTAGAGCTTTACGTCGTGAAGGTTTAATCCCAGCCTCTTTGTACGGGCATAAAGGTACAGAGTCAATTATGCTGACGGTAAAAGCAAAAACTCTGGAACAGTTGTTAAAAAAAGCTGGCGTAAATAGTACCGTTGTCGATCTAAATATTCCCGATTTGTCTTGGCGCGGCAAAACTTTGCTGCGGGAAGTCCAAATTCATCCCGTGAAGCGATGGGCTTATCATGTCAGCTTTTTTGCTTTAGCGGCTCAAGAAAGCGTCGAAGTGGAAGTACCCGTTCACTTCGTGGGCGAGGCTCCAGGGGTGAAGATGGAAGGCGGAGTTTTAGATGTGGTGTTGACAGAGCTTGAAGTTAAGTGCGCTCCTGGTAGTATCCCGGATGCTATTGAGGTCGATATTTCTGGGCTTCATCTCAAAGATATTTTGTATGTTAGTGAGCTTGTTTTACCCGCAGGGATTACCGTTTTAGGCGATCCAGGGCGGACTGTTGCTAGTGTAGTGCAGTCTAGAGTAAGCGCCGAAGCTGAGGCAATTATCGAAGAAGCAGTAGCAGAGTCTGGCTCGGCTACTGCTTAA